Proteins co-encoded in one Salvia splendens isolate huo1 chromosome 4, SspV2, whole genome shotgun sequence genomic window:
- the LOC121798219 gene encoding RNA-binding protein 25-like isoform X5, with protein MPCSCISCIMNPNVIFLMFLQVICSAGECCHACAAISYCFDVFGVPRYPSPYAPMLRPAFPLRPLVGVMPPLARPPVIGIRGPIIPPVVRPITPSVASAEEPQTTVYVGKISSTVENDFMLSLLQLCGPVKNWKRPQDPTGTLKGFGFCEFESAEGVLRALRLLNKLRVDGQELMLNVNQTTRKYLERYVEKKIEGSKARESAIDGSDKEEARESSSDTDKAVKLTEESLKPSSDEQQTKDNSEPNKENPEAGSFSLVTDEDRDADRDACEKLTGMLEERLKNKPLPPPPPPPQTLIDGPGNSNSEQPSGSKDREPEGGVKNDTEDKNDDDKTAESKPSSEPDGAGTGSPDRSRKLDRNRDRDRDPRRERERELERYEREREHERAKREKERENRSREDERRYKVREKEWESREREREHWQKRERERERERAHERKWEVVDQERDGDDGYGKKRKYKISDEERKRRQREKEEDLADRVREEEEIAEAKMRAEEDQKKQLEVLKTETGLPVTGLEKAISPNEISAEDQGKADQTFELKPSPRTYEVTGEGMLQDGTSNSSNFALDIQQNSNVPTKKLGFGLSGFGKRAAVPSVFNEDEDEDAHKEKKMRPLVPIDYSTEEREAIQSSMAEAPTANVAAAAEFVKRISTVNPKEVDGEKEKSRRSHERSGQRGRDRHEEENNSIREESRRDHSERERSNKTRTPEKQKLLDAKQLIDTIPKTKDELFSYEINWAIYDQNVLHERMRPWVSKKITDFLGEEEVTLVDYIVSSTQEHVDAGEMLERLQTILDDEAEMFVLKMWRMLIFEIKKVETGLGPKPRA; from the exons ATGCCCTGTTCATGCATTTCCTGTATCATGAATCCCAATGTTATTTTCTTGATGTTCCTTCAGGTTATATGTTCAGCTGGTGAGTGTTGTCATGCCTGTGCTGCAATCTCTTATTGCTTTGATGTTTTTG GAGTACCTCGTTATCCTTCTCCTTATGCACCAATGCTTCGGCCAGCATTTCCTCTGCGGCCATTGGTTGGTGTTATGCCACCATTGGCACGCCCTCCAGTTATCGGAATTCGTGGTCCAATTATTCCTCCAGTTGTTAGACCCATTACTCCAAGCGTTGCATCAGCAGAGGAGCCACAGACGACTGTATATGTTGGGAAGATATCATCAACTGTGGAAAATGATTTCATGTTGTCTCTCCTGCAG CTTTGTGGGCCAGTAAAGAATTGGAAACGTCCACAAGACCCCACTGGAACTTTGAAAGGGTTTGGGTTTTGTGAATTTGAGTCTGCTGAAGGAGTTCTTCGGGCATTGCGACTACTTAATAAGCTAAGAGTTGATGGACAAGAGTTGATG TTAAATGTTAATCAAACAACACGGAAATATCTTGAGCGTTATGTAGAGAAAAAGATAGAAGGATCGAAAGCCAGGGAATCTGCAATTGATGGTTCAGACAAAGAGGAAGCAAGAGAGTCGAGCTCTGATACTGACAAAGCTGTTAAGTTGACTGAAGAGTCTCTAAAGCCTTCATCGGATGAACAACAGACAAAGGATAACAGTGAGCCGAATAAGGAAAATCCTGAGGCTGGCAGTTTTAGCCTTGTAACTGATGAAGACAGGGATGCAGACCGTGATGCTTGCGAGAAGCTCACAGGTATGTTAGAGGAACGGCTGAAGAACAAACCACTTCCTCCTCCACCCCCACCCCCACAAACACTTATTGATGGACCTGGAAACTCAAACTCAGAGCAGCCTTCTGGTTCAAAGGATAGAGAACCAGAAGGTGGGGTGAAGAACG ATACAGAAGACAAAAATGATGATGACAAGACTGCTGAGAGCAAACCCTCTAGTGAGCCTGATGGAGCAGGAACAGGTTCTCCTGATAGGAGTAGAAAGCTTGATAGGAACAGGGATCGAGACCGTGACCCAAGACGAGAAAGAGAAAGGGAACTTGAAAGATACGAGCGAGAGCGAGAGCATGAACGAGCTAAGAGGGAGAAGGAAAGAGAAAATAGGAGTCGGGAAGATGAACGGAGGTATAAAGTGCGTGAAAAAGAATGGGAAtccagagaaagagagagagaacatTGGCAGAAGAGAGAGCGAgaacgagagagagaaagggctCATGAAAGGAAGTGGGAAGTTGTGGACCAAGAACGTGACGGTGATGATGGGTATGGAAAGAAGAGGAAATATAAGATCAGTGATGAAGAGAGGAAACGAAGACAGAGGGAGAAGGAAGAGGATCTGGCTGACAGAGtgagagaggaggaagaaattgctgaaGCTAAAATGCGAGCCGAAGAAGATCAGAAGAAACAGCTTGAGGTTCTGAAAACAGAAACTGGTCTGCCAGTTACTGGATTAGAGAAAGCTATCTCGCCAAATGAAATCAGTGCTGAAGACCAGGGCAAGGCTGATCAGACCTTTGAGCTCAAACCAAGTCCTAGAACTTACGAAG TTACAGGTGAAGGGATGCTGCAGGATGGCACCAGCAATTCATCTAATTTTGCTCTGGACATTCAACAAAATAGCAATGTGCCAACTAAAAAGTTGGGCTTTGGGCTTTCAGGATTCGGAAAGCGAGCTGCTGTACCTTCAGTTTTtaatgaggatgaggatgaggatgcaCATAAGGAAAAGAAGATGAGGCCTCTAGTTCCAATTGATTACTCAACTGAGGAACGGGAAGCTATTCAATCTTCCATGGCCGAAGCCCCAACAGCTAATGTGGCTGCTGCAGCAGAATTTGTGAAGCGTATCTCAACTGTTAATCCTAAAGAAGTTgatggagaaaaagaaaaaagtagacGCTCTCATGAGAGATCCGGCCAACGTGGCCGTGATAGACATGAGGAAGAGAACAATAGCATCCGCGAGGAGAGCAGAAGAGATCATTCTGAAAGAGAAAGATCAAATAAAACAAGGACCCCAGAAAAGCAGAAGCTTTTGGATGCTAAGCAGTTGATTGACACTATCCCAAAGACCAAAGATGAGTTGTTCTCCTATGAGATCAACTGGGCTATCTATGATCAG AATGTGCTGCATGAGAGAATGAGACCATGGGTATCAAAGAAGATAACAGACTTTTTGGGCGAGGAAGAGGTCACACTAGTAGACTATATCGTGTCTAGCACTCAGGAGCATGTGGATGCAGGTGAGATGCTTGAGAGGCTCCAAACTATATTAGATGATGAAGCTGAAATGTTTGTGCTCAAGATGTGGAGAATGCTTATTTTTGAGATCAAGAAGGTAGAGACTGGCCTGGGTCCGAAGCCCAGGGCCTGA
- the LOC121798219 gene encoding RNA-binding protein 25-like isoform X3 produces the protein MPCSCISCIMNPNVIFLMFLQVICSAGECCHACAAISYCFDVFVLWPLHAGVPRYPSPYAPMLRPAFPLRPLVGVMPPLARPPVIGIRGPIIPPVVRPITPSVASAEEPQTTVYVGKISSTVENDFMLSLLQLCGPVKNWKRPQDPTGTLKGFGFCEFESAEGVLRALRLLNKLRVDGQELMLNVNQTTRKYLERYVEKKIEGSKARESAIDGSDKEEARESSSDTDKAVKLTEESLKPSSDEQQTKDNSEPNKENPEAGSFSLVTDEDRDADRDACEKLTGMLEERLKNKPLPPPPPPPQTLIDGPGNSNSEQPSGSKDREPEGGVKNDTEDKNDDDKTAESKPSSEPDGAGTGSPDRSRKLDRNRDRDRDPRRERERELERYEREREHERAKREKERENRSREDERRYKVREKEWESREREREHWQKRERERERERAHERKWEVVDQERDGDDGYGKKRKYKISDEERKRRQREKEEDLADRVREEEEIAEAKMRAEEDQKKQLEVLKTETGLPVTGLEKAISPNEISAEDQGKADQTFELKPSPRTYEVTGEGMLQDGTSNSSNFALDIQQNSNVPTKKLGFGLSGFGKRAAVPSVFNEDEDEDAHKEKKMRPLVPIDYSTEEREAIQSSMAEAPTANVAAAAEFVKRISTVNPKEVDGEKEKSRRSHERSGQRGRDRHEEENNSIREESRRDHSERERSNKTRTPEKQKLLDAKQLIDTIPKTKDELFSYEINWAIYDQNVLHERMRPWVSKKITDFLGEEEVTLVDYIVSSTQEHVDAGEMLERLQTILDDEAEMFVLKMWRMLIFEIKKVETGLGPKPRA, from the exons ATGCCCTGTTCATGCATTTCCTGTATCATGAATCCCAATGTTATTTTCTTGATGTTCCTTCAGGTTATATGTTCAGCTGGTGAGTGTTGTCATGCCTGTGCTGCAATCTCTTATTGCTTTGATGTTTTTG TTTTGTGGCCTCTTCATGCAGGAGTACCTCGTTATCCTTCTCCTTATGCACCAATGCTTCGGCCAGCATTTCCTCTGCGGCCATTGGTTGGTGTTATGCCACCATTGGCACGCCCTCCAGTTATCGGAATTCGTGGTCCAATTATTCCTCCAGTTGTTAGACCCATTACTCCAAGCGTTGCATCAGCAGAGGAGCCACAGACGACTGTATATGTTGGGAAGATATCATCAACTGTGGAAAATGATTTCATGTTGTCTCTCCTGCAG CTTTGTGGGCCAGTAAAGAATTGGAAACGTCCACAAGACCCCACTGGAACTTTGAAAGGGTTTGGGTTTTGTGAATTTGAGTCTGCTGAAGGAGTTCTTCGGGCATTGCGACTACTTAATAAGCTAAGAGTTGATGGACAAGAGTTGATG TTAAATGTTAATCAAACAACACGGAAATATCTTGAGCGTTATGTAGAGAAAAAGATAGAAGGATCGAAAGCCAGGGAATCTGCAATTGATGGTTCAGACAAAGAGGAAGCAAGAGAGTCGAGCTCTGATACTGACAAAGCTGTTAAGTTGACTGAAGAGTCTCTAAAGCCTTCATCGGATGAACAACAGACAAAGGATAACAGTGAGCCGAATAAGGAAAATCCTGAGGCTGGCAGTTTTAGCCTTGTAACTGATGAAGACAGGGATGCAGACCGTGATGCTTGCGAGAAGCTCACAGGTATGTTAGAGGAACGGCTGAAGAACAAACCACTTCCTCCTCCACCCCCACCCCCACAAACACTTATTGATGGACCTGGAAACTCAAACTCAGAGCAGCCTTCTGGTTCAAAGGATAGAGAACCAGAAGGTGGGGTGAAGAACG ATACAGAAGACAAAAATGATGATGACAAGACTGCTGAGAGCAAACCCTCTAGTGAGCCTGATGGAGCAGGAACAGGTTCTCCTGATAGGAGTAGAAAGCTTGATAGGAACAGGGATCGAGACCGTGACCCAAGACGAGAAAGAGAAAGGGAACTTGAAAGATACGAGCGAGAGCGAGAGCATGAACGAGCTAAGAGGGAGAAGGAAAGAGAAAATAGGAGTCGGGAAGATGAACGGAGGTATAAAGTGCGTGAAAAAGAATGGGAAtccagagaaagagagagagaacatTGGCAGAAGAGAGAGCGAgaacgagagagagaaagggctCATGAAAGGAAGTGGGAAGTTGTGGACCAAGAACGTGACGGTGATGATGGGTATGGAAAGAAGAGGAAATATAAGATCAGTGATGAAGAGAGGAAACGAAGACAGAGGGAGAAGGAAGAGGATCTGGCTGACAGAGtgagagaggaggaagaaattgctgaaGCTAAAATGCGAGCCGAAGAAGATCAGAAGAAACAGCTTGAGGTTCTGAAAACAGAAACTGGTCTGCCAGTTACTGGATTAGAGAAAGCTATCTCGCCAAATGAAATCAGTGCTGAAGACCAGGGCAAGGCTGATCAGACCTTTGAGCTCAAACCAAGTCCTAGAACTTACGAAG TTACAGGTGAAGGGATGCTGCAGGATGGCACCAGCAATTCATCTAATTTTGCTCTGGACATTCAACAAAATAGCAATGTGCCAACTAAAAAGTTGGGCTTTGGGCTTTCAGGATTCGGAAAGCGAGCTGCTGTACCTTCAGTTTTtaatgaggatgaggatgaggatgcaCATAAGGAAAAGAAGATGAGGCCTCTAGTTCCAATTGATTACTCAACTGAGGAACGGGAAGCTATTCAATCTTCCATGGCCGAAGCCCCAACAGCTAATGTGGCTGCTGCAGCAGAATTTGTGAAGCGTATCTCAACTGTTAATCCTAAAGAAGTTgatggagaaaaagaaaaaagtagacGCTCTCATGAGAGATCCGGCCAACGTGGCCGTGATAGACATGAGGAAGAGAACAATAGCATCCGCGAGGAGAGCAGAAGAGATCATTCTGAAAGAGAAAGATCAAATAAAACAAGGACCCCAGAAAAGCAGAAGCTTTTGGATGCTAAGCAGTTGATTGACACTATCCCAAAGACCAAAGATGAGTTGTTCTCCTATGAGATCAACTGGGCTATCTATGATCAG AATGTGCTGCATGAGAGAATGAGACCATGGGTATCAAAGAAGATAACAGACTTTTTGGGCGAGGAAGAGGTCACACTAGTAGACTATATCGTGTCTAGCACTCAGGAGCATGTGGATGCAGGTGAGATGCTTGAGAGGCTCCAAACTATATTAGATGATGAAGCTGAAATGTTTGTGCTCAAGATGTGGAGAATGCTTATTTTTGAGATCAAGAAGGTAGAGACTGGCCTGGGTCCGAAGCCCAGGGCCTGA
- the LOC121798219 gene encoding RNA-binding protein 25-like isoform X9, translated as MPCSCISCIMNPNVIFLMFLQVICSAGVPRYPSPYAPMLRPAFPLRPLVGVMPPLARPPVIGIRGPIIPPVVRPITPSVASAEEPQTTVYVGKISSTVENDFMLSLLQLCGPVKNWKRPQDPTGTLKGFGFCEFESAEGVLRALRLLNKLRVDGQELMLNVNQTTRKYLERYVEKKIEGSKARESAIDGSDKEEARESSSDTDKAVKLTEESLKPSSDEQQTKDNSEPNKENPEAGSFSLVTDEDRDADRDACEKLTGMLEERLKNKPLPPPPPPPQTLIDGPGNSNSEQPSGSKDREPEGGVKNDTEDKNDDDKTAESKPSSEPDGAGTGSPDRSRKLDRNRDRDRDPRRERERELERYEREREHERAKREKERENRSREDERRYKVREKEWESREREREHWQKRERERERERAHERKWEVVDQERDGDDGYGKKRKYKISDEERKRRQREKEEDLADRVREEEEIAEAKMRAEEDQKKQLEVLKTETGLPVTGLEKAISPNEISAEDQGKADQTFELKPSPRTYEVTGEGMLQDGTSNSSNFALDIQQNSNVPTKKLGFGLSGFGKRAAVPSVFNEDEDEDAHKEKKMRPLVPIDYSTEEREAIQSSMAEAPTANVAAAAEFVKRISTVNPKEVDGEKEKSRRSHERSGQRGRDRHEEENNSIREESRRDHSERERSNKTRTPEKQKLLDAKQLIDTIPKTKDELFSYEINWAIYDQNVLHERMRPWVSKKITDFLGEEEVTLVDYIVSSTQEHVDAGEMLERLQTILDDEAEMFVLKMWRMLIFEIKKVETGLGPKPRA; from the exons ATGCCCTGTTCATGCATTTCCTGTATCATGAATCCCAATGTTATTTTCTTGATGTTCCTTCAGGTTATATGTTCAGCTG GAGTACCTCGTTATCCTTCTCCTTATGCACCAATGCTTCGGCCAGCATTTCCTCTGCGGCCATTGGTTGGTGTTATGCCACCATTGGCACGCCCTCCAGTTATCGGAATTCGTGGTCCAATTATTCCTCCAGTTGTTAGACCCATTACTCCAAGCGTTGCATCAGCAGAGGAGCCACAGACGACTGTATATGTTGGGAAGATATCATCAACTGTGGAAAATGATTTCATGTTGTCTCTCCTGCAG CTTTGTGGGCCAGTAAAGAATTGGAAACGTCCACAAGACCCCACTGGAACTTTGAAAGGGTTTGGGTTTTGTGAATTTGAGTCTGCTGAAGGAGTTCTTCGGGCATTGCGACTACTTAATAAGCTAAGAGTTGATGGACAAGAGTTGATG TTAAATGTTAATCAAACAACACGGAAATATCTTGAGCGTTATGTAGAGAAAAAGATAGAAGGATCGAAAGCCAGGGAATCTGCAATTGATGGTTCAGACAAAGAGGAAGCAAGAGAGTCGAGCTCTGATACTGACAAAGCTGTTAAGTTGACTGAAGAGTCTCTAAAGCCTTCATCGGATGAACAACAGACAAAGGATAACAGTGAGCCGAATAAGGAAAATCCTGAGGCTGGCAGTTTTAGCCTTGTAACTGATGAAGACAGGGATGCAGACCGTGATGCTTGCGAGAAGCTCACAGGTATGTTAGAGGAACGGCTGAAGAACAAACCACTTCCTCCTCCACCCCCACCCCCACAAACACTTATTGATGGACCTGGAAACTCAAACTCAGAGCAGCCTTCTGGTTCAAAGGATAGAGAACCAGAAGGTGGGGTGAAGAACG ATACAGAAGACAAAAATGATGATGACAAGACTGCTGAGAGCAAACCCTCTAGTGAGCCTGATGGAGCAGGAACAGGTTCTCCTGATAGGAGTAGAAAGCTTGATAGGAACAGGGATCGAGACCGTGACCCAAGACGAGAAAGAGAAAGGGAACTTGAAAGATACGAGCGAGAGCGAGAGCATGAACGAGCTAAGAGGGAGAAGGAAAGAGAAAATAGGAGTCGGGAAGATGAACGGAGGTATAAAGTGCGTGAAAAAGAATGGGAAtccagagaaagagagagagaacatTGGCAGAAGAGAGAGCGAgaacgagagagagaaagggctCATGAAAGGAAGTGGGAAGTTGTGGACCAAGAACGTGACGGTGATGATGGGTATGGAAAGAAGAGGAAATATAAGATCAGTGATGAAGAGAGGAAACGAAGACAGAGGGAGAAGGAAGAGGATCTGGCTGACAGAGtgagagaggaggaagaaattgctgaaGCTAAAATGCGAGCCGAAGAAGATCAGAAGAAACAGCTTGAGGTTCTGAAAACAGAAACTGGTCTGCCAGTTACTGGATTAGAGAAAGCTATCTCGCCAAATGAAATCAGTGCTGAAGACCAGGGCAAGGCTGATCAGACCTTTGAGCTCAAACCAAGTCCTAGAACTTACGAAG TTACAGGTGAAGGGATGCTGCAGGATGGCACCAGCAATTCATCTAATTTTGCTCTGGACATTCAACAAAATAGCAATGTGCCAACTAAAAAGTTGGGCTTTGGGCTTTCAGGATTCGGAAAGCGAGCTGCTGTACCTTCAGTTTTtaatgaggatgaggatgaggatgcaCATAAGGAAAAGAAGATGAGGCCTCTAGTTCCAATTGATTACTCAACTGAGGAACGGGAAGCTATTCAATCTTCCATGGCCGAAGCCCCAACAGCTAATGTGGCTGCTGCAGCAGAATTTGTGAAGCGTATCTCAACTGTTAATCCTAAAGAAGTTgatggagaaaaagaaaaaagtagacGCTCTCATGAGAGATCCGGCCAACGTGGCCGTGATAGACATGAGGAAGAGAACAATAGCATCCGCGAGGAGAGCAGAAGAGATCATTCTGAAAGAGAAAGATCAAATAAAACAAGGACCCCAGAAAAGCAGAAGCTTTTGGATGCTAAGCAGTTGATTGACACTATCCCAAAGACCAAAGATGAGTTGTTCTCCTATGAGATCAACTGGGCTATCTATGATCAG AATGTGCTGCATGAGAGAATGAGACCATGGGTATCAAAGAAGATAACAGACTTTTTGGGCGAGGAAGAGGTCACACTAGTAGACTATATCGTGTCTAGCACTCAGGAGCATGTGGATGCAGGTGAGATGCTTGAGAGGCTCCAAACTATATTAGATGATGAAGCTGAAATGTTTGTGCTCAAGATGTGGAGAATGCTTATTTTTGAGATCAAGAAGGTAGAGACTGGCCTGGGTCCGAAGCCCAGGGCCTGA
- the LOC121798219 gene encoding RNA-binding protein 25-like isoform X1: MADPTPAPETTAVAADHNPALHKSEPEPESRTAQSDPSPTSLPQFPNPSPSGPPPPSVLVAPPPAMQPSFRPAGTLGAATPQFQHVFPYQAPGVPPPGVVPAPTVGNGPLASVHPVMALPYAMVGQPMRYGPPTSNGYPGMPQPLHQGAMPPGVPRYPSPYAPMLRPAFPLRPLVGVMPPLARPPVIGIRGPIIPPVVRPITPSVASAEEPQTTVYVGKISSTVENDFMLSLLQLCGPVKNWKRPQDPTGTLKGFGFCEFESAEGVLRALRLLNKLRVDGQELMLNVNQTTRKYLERYVEKKIEGSKARESAIDGSDKEEARESSSDTDKAVKLTEESLKPSSDEQQTKDNSEPNKENPEAGSFSLVTDEDRDADRDACEKLTGMLEERLKNKPLPPPPPPPQTLIDGPGNSNSEQPSGSKDREPEGGVKNDTEDKNDDDKTAESKPSSEPDGAGTGSPDRSRKLDRNRDRDRDPRRERERELERYEREREHERAKREKERENRSREDERRYKVREKEWESREREREHWQKRERERERERAHERKWEVVDQERDGDDGYGKKRKYKISDEERKRRQREKEEDLADRVREEEEIAEAKMRAEEDQKKQLEVLKTETGLPVTGLEKAISPNEISAEDQGKADQTFELKPSPRTYEVTGEGMLQDGTSNSSNFALDIQQNSNVPTKKLGFGLSGFGKRAAVPSVFNEDEDEDAHKEKKMRPLVPIDYSTEEREAIQSSMAEAPTANVAAAAEFVKRISTVNPKEVDGEKEKSRRSHERSGQRGRDRHEEENNSIREESRRDHSERERSNKTRTPEKQKLLDAKQLIDTIPKTKDELFSYEINWAIYDQNVLHERMRPWVSKKITDFLGEEEVTLVDYIVSSTQEHVDAGEMLERLQTILDDEAEMFVLKMWRMLIFEIKKVETGLGPKPRA, translated from the exons ATGGCGGATCCAACGCCAGCGCCGGAAACAACCGCCGTCGCCGCCGATCACAATCCCGCTCTCCATAAATCCGAACCCGAACCTGAATCTCGAACCGCCCAATCTGATCCATCTCCCACATCGCTTCCCCAATTTCCAAACCCTAGTCCTAGCGGCCCTCCGCCTCCATCAGTTCTCGTTGCTCCTCCACCGGCGATGCAGCCCTCCTTCCGCCCGGCTGGGACGCTTGGCGCCGCTACCCCGCAATTCCAACATGTCTTCCCCTACCAGGCTCCTGGTGTTCCACCTCCAGGAGTGGTACCAGCTCCCACGGTTGGGAACGGCCCGTTGGCATCGGTGCATCCGGTGATGGCGCTTCCTTATGCCATGGTCGGTCAGCCTATGAGATACGGGCCGCCTACGTCGAATGGCTACCCTGGTATGCCTCAGCCTCTTCACCAAGGTGCCATGCCTCCGG GAGTACCTCGTTATCCTTCTCCTTATGCACCAATGCTTCGGCCAGCATTTCCTCTGCGGCCATTGGTTGGTGTTATGCCACCATTGGCACGCCCTCCAGTTATCGGAATTCGTGGTCCAATTATTCCTCCAGTTGTTAGACCCATTACTCCAAGCGTTGCATCAGCAGAGGAGCCACAGACGACTGTATATGTTGGGAAGATATCATCAACTGTGGAAAATGATTTCATGTTGTCTCTCCTGCAG CTTTGTGGGCCAGTAAAGAATTGGAAACGTCCACAAGACCCCACTGGAACTTTGAAAGGGTTTGGGTTTTGTGAATTTGAGTCTGCTGAAGGAGTTCTTCGGGCATTGCGACTACTTAATAAGCTAAGAGTTGATGGACAAGAGTTGATG TTAAATGTTAATCAAACAACACGGAAATATCTTGAGCGTTATGTAGAGAAAAAGATAGAAGGATCGAAAGCCAGGGAATCTGCAATTGATGGTTCAGACAAAGAGGAAGCAAGAGAGTCGAGCTCTGATACTGACAAAGCTGTTAAGTTGACTGAAGAGTCTCTAAAGCCTTCATCGGATGAACAACAGACAAAGGATAACAGTGAGCCGAATAAGGAAAATCCTGAGGCTGGCAGTTTTAGCCTTGTAACTGATGAAGACAGGGATGCAGACCGTGATGCTTGCGAGAAGCTCACAGGTATGTTAGAGGAACGGCTGAAGAACAAACCACTTCCTCCTCCACCCCCACCCCCACAAACACTTATTGATGGACCTGGAAACTCAAACTCAGAGCAGCCTTCTGGTTCAAAGGATAGAGAACCAGAAGGTGGGGTGAAGAACG ATACAGAAGACAAAAATGATGATGACAAGACTGCTGAGAGCAAACCCTCTAGTGAGCCTGATGGAGCAGGAACAGGTTCTCCTGATAGGAGTAGAAAGCTTGATAGGAACAGGGATCGAGACCGTGACCCAAGACGAGAAAGAGAAAGGGAACTTGAAAGATACGAGCGAGAGCGAGAGCATGAACGAGCTAAGAGGGAGAAGGAAAGAGAAAATAGGAGTCGGGAAGATGAACGGAGGTATAAAGTGCGTGAAAAAGAATGGGAAtccagagaaagagagagagaacatTGGCAGAAGAGAGAGCGAgaacgagagagagaaagggctCATGAAAGGAAGTGGGAAGTTGTGGACCAAGAACGTGACGGTGATGATGGGTATGGAAAGAAGAGGAAATATAAGATCAGTGATGAAGAGAGGAAACGAAGACAGAGGGAGAAGGAAGAGGATCTGGCTGACAGAGtgagagaggaggaagaaattgctgaaGCTAAAATGCGAGCCGAAGAAGATCAGAAGAAACAGCTTGAGGTTCTGAAAACAGAAACTGGTCTGCCAGTTACTGGATTAGAGAAAGCTATCTCGCCAAATGAAATCAGTGCTGAAGACCAGGGCAAGGCTGATCAGACCTTTGAGCTCAAACCAAGTCCTAGAACTTACGAAG TTACAGGTGAAGGGATGCTGCAGGATGGCACCAGCAATTCATCTAATTTTGCTCTGGACATTCAACAAAATAGCAATGTGCCAACTAAAAAGTTGGGCTTTGGGCTTTCAGGATTCGGAAAGCGAGCTGCTGTACCTTCAGTTTTtaatgaggatgaggatgaggatgcaCATAAGGAAAAGAAGATGAGGCCTCTAGTTCCAATTGATTACTCAACTGAGGAACGGGAAGCTATTCAATCTTCCATGGCCGAAGCCCCAACAGCTAATGTGGCTGCTGCAGCAGAATTTGTGAAGCGTATCTCAACTGTTAATCCTAAAGAAGTTgatggagaaaaagaaaaaagtagacGCTCTCATGAGAGATCCGGCCAACGTGGCCGTGATAGACATGAGGAAGAGAACAATAGCATCCGCGAGGAGAGCAGAAGAGATCATTCTGAAAGAGAAAGATCAAATAAAACAAGGACCCCAGAAAAGCAGAAGCTTTTGGATGCTAAGCAGTTGATTGACACTATCCCAAAGACCAAAGATGAGTTGTTCTCCTATGAGATCAACTGGGCTATCTATGATCAG AATGTGCTGCATGAGAGAATGAGACCATGGGTATCAAAGAAGATAACAGACTTTTTGGGCGAGGAAGAGGTCACACTAGTAGACTATATCGTGTCTAGCACTCAGGAGCATGTGGATGCAGGTGAGATGCTTGAGAGGCTCCAAACTATATTAGATGATGAAGCTGAAATGTTTGTGCTCAAGATGTGGAGAATGCTTATTTTTGAGATCAAGAAGGTAGAGACTGGCCTGGGTCCGAAGCCCAGGGCCTGA